In Bacillota bacterium, a single window of DNA contains:
- a CDS encoding site-specific DNA-methyltransferase: MQTLLDLAPLEFRISSQFKPDSDVVLFQGDCRDLLATIPSGSMQLVVTSPPYNIGKPYEQRLDLDDYLDQQKEVIRECVRTLSDRGSICWQVGNYVNDGEVVPLDIALYPIFKSLGLKLRNRIIWHFEHGLHCSRRLSGRHEAILWFTKSDEYVFNLDAIRVPQKYPKKKYYKGPKVGQYSGHPLGKNPGDVWIIPNVKHNHVEKTCHPCQFPVELVERLVLSLTNEGDWVLDPFIGVGSTAVAAVMHKRRAAGADIVQEYIHIAQERVTLAREGRLRTRPMDRPIYTPPENEDRKERPNEIQEELPL, from the coding sequence ATGCAGACGCTATTGGACCTTGCTCCGCTCGAATTCAGGATTTCATCTCAGTTCAAGCCTGACAGTGATGTTGTCCTCTTTCAGGGAGACTGTCGCGATCTTCTTGCTACGATACCATCCGGTTCTATGCAACTCGTTGTTACCTCGCCGCCTTATAACATTGGAAAGCCTTATGAGCAGCGCCTCGATCTGGATGATTACCTCGACCAGCAGAAAGAGGTGATCCGCGAGTGCGTTCGCACCCTCTCGGACCGAGGTAGCATCTGCTGGCAAGTGGGAAATTATGTCAACGATGGCGAGGTCGTACCGCTTGATATAGCATTATATCCTATTTTTAAATCACTCGGCCTCAAACTCCGTAATCGCATTATCTGGCACTTTGAGCACGGGCTTCATTGCTCAAGAAGACTCTCGGGAAGACACGAAGCGATCCTCTGGTTCACCAAGTCGGATGAATATGTATTCAATCTGGACGCTATTCGCGTTCCCCAGAAATACCCGAAGAAGAAATACTATAAGGGCCCCAAGGTAGGTCAATACTCCGGCCATCCCTTGGGCAAGAATCCGGGAGATGTATGGATAATCCCGAATGTAAAACATAACCATGTCGAAAAAACGTGCCACCCCTGCCAGTTCCCTGTTGAATTGGTGGAAAGGTTAGTGTTATCCCTTACTAATGAAGGGGATTGGGTCCTAGATCCCTTCATTGGAGTGGGGTCCACGGCAGTCGCTGCCGTAATGCACAAGCGGAGGGCGGCAGGGGCCGATATAGTGCAGGAATACATACACATAGCGCAAGAACGGGTTACGCTCGCAAGGGAGGGCAGGTTGAGGACAAGGCCAATGGACAGGCCCATATATACCCCTCCAGAAAACGAAGATCGCAAAGAGCGCCCTAATGAGATACAGGAGGAACTACCACTATGA